One genomic window of Glycine max cultivar Williams 82 chromosome 16, Glycine_max_v4.0, whole genome shotgun sequence includes the following:
- the LOC100813345 gene encoding RHOMBOID-like protein 3 isoform X1 gives MSSTTRRDLESGGANKNYNNISYSAAPTSYVYDPEVHWTSWLVPLFVAVNVVVFVVAMYLNDCPRKNLGFEGECVARFLGRFSFQPLRENPLFGPSSSTLTKMGALRWDDVVNHHQAWRLVTCIWLHAGVVHLAANMLSLVFIGIRLEQQFGFGMFLFSAYFRLYTKLGNKKIQVLVLYLWTWSPHLEVFMFFCVLQILLLNGYDLTFFKTAVRIGIIYLLSGFGGSVLSSLFIRNNISVGASGALFGLLGAMLSELITNWSIYTNKAAALFTLLFIIVINLAIGMLPHVDNFAHIGGFLTGFLLGFILLLRPQFGWLEQRRPPAGVRLKSKYKAYQYVLWIVSAILLIVGLSIALVMLFRGENGYDHCHWCHYLTCVPTSKWKCNDN, from the exons ATGTCATCAACAACACGGAGAGATCTAGAAAGTGGAGGGGCGAACAAGAACTACAACAACATAAGCTACAGTGCTGCTCCCACTTCCTATGTTTACGATCCCGAAGTTCATTGGACGTCATGGCTCGTGCCGCTGTTTGTGGCGGTTAACGTTGTGGTGTTCGTTGTGGCCATGTATCTCAACGATTGTCCCAGGAAAAATCTCGGCTTTGAAGGGGAATGTGTCGCCAGGTTTCTGGGTCGGTTCTCCTTTCAGCCCCTTAGGGAGAATCCGTTATTTGGTCCCTCTTCGTCCAC CTTAACAAAGATGGGAGCACTTCGGTGGGATGATGTTGTGAATCATCATCAAGCATGGAGACTCGTCACTTGCATTTGGCTGCACGCTGGAGTTGTTCATTTGGCTGCCAACATGTTGAGCCTGGTCTTCATTGGCATTCGTCTTGAACAACAATTTGGGTTTggtatgtttcttttttctgcTTATTTCAGGTTATACACaaaattaggaaataaaaaaattcaagttttaGTTTTATACCTTTGGACATGGTCACCCCATTTGGAAGTGTTCATGTTCTTTTGTGTTCTTCAAATTTTGCTTTTGAATGGTTATGAcctgacatttttcaaaacggCAGTGAGGATAGGAATTATTTACTTGTTGTCTGGATTCGGCGGGAGTGTACTATCTTCCTTATTCATTAGAAACAACATTTCTGTTGGTGCTTCTGGTGCTCTTTTTGGACTTCTTGGAGCAATGCTTTCAGAACTTATCACAAATTGGAGTATTTATACTAATAAG GCAGCTGCTTTGTTCACACTTCTGTTTATTATTGTCATCAATCTTGCCATTGGAATGTTACCACATGTTGATAACTTTGCTCATATTGGGGGATTCCTCACAGGATTTCTCCTTGGGTTTATTTTGCTGCTCCGCCCTCAGTTTGGGTGGTTAGAACAACGACGTCCCCCTGCTGGTGTTCGCCTCAAgtcaaaatacaaggcttaCCAATATGTTCTATGGATTGTCTCGGCCATTTTACTAATTGTTGG GTTATCTATTGCTCTAGTGATGTTATTCCGGGGTGAGAATGGATATGATCACTGCCATTGGTGTCACTATCTAACATGTGTTCCAACTTCTAAATGGAAATGCAATGACAATTAA
- the LOC100813345 gene encoding RHOMBOID-like protein 2 isoform X2 → MSSTTRRDLESGGANKNYNNISYSAAPTSYVYDPEVHWTSWLVPLFVAVNVVVFVVAMYLNDCPRKNLGFEGECVARFLGRFSFQPLRENPLFGPSSSTLTKMGALRWDDVVNHHQAWRLVTCIWLHAGVVHLAANMLSLVFIGIRLEQQFGFVRIGIIYLLSGFGGSVLSSLFIRNNISVGASGALFGLLGAMLSELITNWSIYTNKAAALFTLLFIIVINLAIGMLPHVDNFAHIGGFLTGFLLGFILLLRPQFGWLEQRRPPAGVRLKSKYKAYQYVLWIVSAILLIVGLSIALVMLFRGENGYDHCHWCHYLTCVPTSKWKCNDN, encoded by the exons ATGTCATCAACAACACGGAGAGATCTAGAAAGTGGAGGGGCGAACAAGAACTACAACAACATAAGCTACAGTGCTGCTCCCACTTCCTATGTTTACGATCCCGAAGTTCATTGGACGTCATGGCTCGTGCCGCTGTTTGTGGCGGTTAACGTTGTGGTGTTCGTTGTGGCCATGTATCTCAACGATTGTCCCAGGAAAAATCTCGGCTTTGAAGGGGAATGTGTCGCCAGGTTTCTGGGTCGGTTCTCCTTTCAGCCCCTTAGGGAGAATCCGTTATTTGGTCCCTCTTCGTCCAC CTTAACAAAGATGGGAGCACTTCGGTGGGATGATGTTGTGAATCATCATCAAGCATGGAGACTCGTCACTTGCATTTGGCTGCACGCTGGAGTTGTTCATTTGGCTGCCAACATGTTGAGCCTGGTCTTCATTGGCATTCGTCTTGAACAACAATTTGGGTTTg TGAGGATAGGAATTATTTACTTGTTGTCTGGATTCGGCGGGAGTGTACTATCTTCCTTATTCATTAGAAACAACATTTCTGTTGGTGCTTCTGGTGCTCTTTTTGGACTTCTTGGAGCAATGCTTTCAGAACTTATCACAAATTGGAGTATTTATACTAATAAG GCAGCTGCTTTGTTCACACTTCTGTTTATTATTGTCATCAATCTTGCCATTGGAATGTTACCACATGTTGATAACTTTGCTCATATTGGGGGATTCCTCACAGGATTTCTCCTTGGGTTTATTTTGCTGCTCCGCCCTCAGTTTGGGTGGTTAGAACAACGACGTCCCCCTGCTGGTGTTCGCCTCAAgtcaaaatacaaggcttaCCAATATGTTCTATGGATTGTCTCGGCCATTTTACTAATTGTTGG GTTATCTATTGCTCTAGTGATGTTATTCCGGGGTGAGAATGGATATGATCACTGCCATTGGTGTCACTATCTAACATGTGTTCCAACTTCTAAATGGAAATGCAATGACAATTAA